The window TTCAAGTATGCTCGCCGAATGAACGGGGTCCGGGTCGTGCCATTGCCGAATGGCGCCGATGAGGCGCAGCTGCCTCGCGGTGCCGCGCCCGCGCGCGATGCGCTAGGCCGCGACGAGTTGGCCCGCCTGCTGGAGTCGGCGGAGCAACGGATCGAGTCGCTGCATCGTTCGGAGCGGTTGCAGCAGGCGTTGTACGAGATCGCCGACCTCGCCGGCGGCAGCCTGGAACTGCAGGAGATGTTGCGCCGGATCCACGCCATCGTGGGCGAGTTGATGTATGCCGGCAACCTGTACATCGTGCTTTACGACGAGCACCGGCAGACCATGCGTTTCCTGTATTTCGTCGACCGCCTGGATCCATGGGTCAACGACCCCGGCGAGGAGATGGCGGTCACCGACGACGAAAACACCCTGACCATGCATCTGCTGCGCACCGGCGAGGCGCTGCGCGGCCCGTCGGCGGAACTGCGGATCAACAACGCTATCCCGTTCGGCGACAGCAACGGTCCAGACAGCGCCGACTGGCTGGGGGTGCCGATGCGCCGCGGCGCGCAAGTGGTCGGCGCGATCGTGGTGCAGAACTACGAGAAGCGCGATATCTACAGCGACGAAGACCGCGCGCTGCTGGCCTACGTGGCCCAGCACATTCTGACCGCGCTGGACCGCCACGAGGCGCGCGAGCAGCTCGAAAAGCGCGTGCAGGAGCGCACCGCGGAATTGCAGCAGGCCAACCGCGATCTGCAAGTTGAGGTGTCGGAGCGGCAGCGTGCGCAGGAACTGCAACGCGCGCTGTTCCGGATCGCCGAACTCTCGATGACCAGCGAGACGCTGGAGCGCTTCTACGCCGAGATCCACAAGGTCGTCGGTGGCCTGTTGTATGCGCGCAATTTCTACATCGCGATGCTGACCATCGACGGCAGCATGCTGGAGTTCCCCTATTCGGTGGACGACCGCGACCAGATGCGCAAGCCGCGCCGGGTCGCCAACGGCTTGACCGAATACGTGTTGCGCAACGGCAAGCCGCTGCTGGCCGACCGTGCGCGGATCCGCCGGCTGGAGTCGGAAGGCAAGGTCCGAAGCATCGGCACCTTGGCGCATTGCTGGCTGGGCGTGCCGTTGCTCTACGACGACAAGGTGGTCGGCGTGATCGCGGTGCAGAGTTATTCGCCGGATATCGCCTTCACTACCCGCGACCAGGAACTGCTGACCTTCGTCGCGTACCACATCGGCAGCAGCCTGGCCCGCAAGCAAGCGCAGGACCGCTTGATGCACGCACATGCGGGGCTGGAACAGCGGGTCAGCGAGCGCACCCGCGAACTGGCCGAGGCCAATGCAGAGCTGGTCGAACAGATCGGCGAGCGCATGCGCGCCGAACGCAAGCTGACCTACCAGGCCACCCATGACGCATTGACTGGCCTGCCGAACCGTACCCAGTTGCTGGAACGCCTGGGCAAGGCGATCGCGGTGGCGCGCGGCAACCCGCAGGCCTGTTTCGCGGTGCTGTTCCTCGACCTGGACCGTTTCAAGCTGGTCAACGACAGCGCCGGCCACGCGGTGGGCGACGAACTGCTGATCGAGGCCGCCCGCCGCATCGTCGGCAGCGTGCGCACGGGCGACGTGGTGTCGCGGCTCGGTGGCGACGAATTCGCGATCCTCGCGGAAAGCCTGGACGGCCCGGACATGGCCGCGGAACTCGGCCGCCGCGTGCTGGCCGCGCTGGGCGCGCCGGTCTGGCTGGCCGGGCGCGAACTGTTCCCGACCGCCAGCATCGGCATCGCCTTGTCGCATGCGCGCTACGACAGCGGCGAAGACATGCTGCGCGATGCCGATGCCGCGATGTATCGCGCCAAGGGCGATGGCCGCGACCGCTCGGTGATGTTCGACGAACACATGCGCGATGAAGCGACCCGCATCCTCGACATGGAATCGGACCTGCGCCGGGCGATCAACAGCGAAGCGTTCGAGCCGTTCTACCAACCGATCGTGCAACTGGTCAGCGGCGAGCGCGTGGGCCAGGAGGCGTTGCTGCGCTGGCGCCACGAACAGCGAGGCCTGCTCACGCCGGGCGATTTCCTCGACGTGGGCGAGGACAGCGGATTGATCGAGCAGGTGGACTGGCTGATGTATGCGCGGGTGGTCGCTGACATGGCCCGCTATCCGATGCCGGGCTACGTGGCGATCAACGTGTCACCGCGGCATTTCCGTGTACCCGATTTCGCCAGCCGACTGCTGGACCTGCTGGATGCGGCGCAGGTCGCGCCATCGCGGCTGCGCATCGAGATCACCGAGGTTGCCTTGCTCGACGACGCGCCGCGCACCAGCGAAAGCCTGAACATGCTGCGTTCGCACGGCGTGCTGGCGCAGCTGGATGACTTCGGCACCGGCTTCTCCGCGCTGTCGTACCTGCACCGTTTCCCGATCGCCAGCCTGAAGATCGACCGCAGCTTCGTCTCAGGCCTGGACGGCGATGTGCGCACCGAGAGCGTGGCGGTGATCCGCGCGATCGTCGCGCTGGCCAACAGCCTGAGCATCGAGATCATCGCCGAGGGTGTGGAAACCCAGCGCCAGCGCGAACGCCTGCACGACCTGGGTTGCATGTACGCGCAGGGCTACCTGTTCGGCCGGCCGGCGCCGCCGGTGCCGTACGTGCCGCCGCCGTCGAGCTGAGCCCCGGGCCTCAGTCGCGCAACACCAGCAGGCGCGGCTCGGTCATGTCCTCGATCGCATGGCGCACGCCCTCGCGCCCCAAGCCCGAGTGCTTGATCCCGCCGTAAGGCATGTTGTCGACGCGGAAACTCGGCACGTCGCCGACCACCACGCCACCCACCTCCAGTCGATCCCAGGCCCGCATCGCATGCTCGATGCGGGCGGTGAACACACCGGCCTGCAGGCCGAAGTCGCTGTCGTTGGCCCGCGCGATGGCCTCGTCGAAATCATCGAAGGCCTCGATGCAGGCGACCGGGCCGAACGCTTCCTTGCAGTAGAGATCGGCGTCGCGCGGCACATCCCGCAGCAGCGAAGCGCCCAGCAGGTTTCCGGTGCGCTTGCCGCGCACCAGCGCCTTCGCACCGCCGCGGATGGCGTCGGCGATCCAGCCGTCGATGCGCTTCGCCGACGCTTCGTCGATGACCGGGCCGATGAAGGTCGTTTCCTCGCGCGGATCGCCGGCTTTCAACTTCTTGACCGCCGCGACGAGCTTCTTCACCAGCGCATCGTGAAGATCGCGATGGACCAGGATGCGCTGCACGCTGATGCAACTCTGGCCGCTCTGGTAGTACGCGCCGAAGACGAGACGCTCGACCACTTCGTCCAGCGGCCGGCCCGGATCGGCATCGATGATGCAGGCGGCATTGCCGCCCAGTTCCAGGGTGACTTTCTTGCGCCCGGCGCGCGCTTTCATGTCCCAGCCGACCAGGCCGCCGGTAAAACTGAGCAGGGCGATGCGCTCGTCCTCCACCAGCGCCGATGCGTCCTGGTTGCTGCACGGCATGATCGAGAACGCGCCTGCGGGCAGGTCGGTTTCGGCCAGCACCTCGCCGATGATCAATGCGCCCAGCGGGGTTTTCGCCGCCGGCTTGAGCACGAACGGGCAGCCCGCGGCGATCGCCGGCGCGACCTTGTGGGCGACCAGGTTGAGCGGGAAATTGAACGGGGTGATGAAGCTGCAGGCGCCGATCGGCACCCGTTTGGTCATGCCGCGATAGCCGCGTGTGCGCGGCGACAGTTGCAGTTCCAGCACCTCGCCGCCGATGCGGGTCGCTTCGCCGGCGGCGATCCGGAAGGTGTCGATCAATCGGGTGACTTCGCCGCGGGCGTCGCGGATCGGCTTGCCGGCCTCGATGCACAGGACCAGCGCGAGTTCCTCGCTGCGGGCCTGGAAGCGCGCCACGCAATGTTCCAGTACGTCACGGCGGGCGTCGGGCGGAAACGCGGCCATCGGTTCGCGCGCGGCGTGGGCGGCGGCGATGGCGGCCTCGATGGCGTCGGCATCGGCGAATGCGGTGCGTGCCACGCGCTCGCCGCTGAACTTGTCGAATACCTCAAGTGCGGCGTTGGCCTGGACGGGTCGGTTGGCGAGGTAATACGGCCAGCGTTTTTTCATGTCGCGGACTCCGTTGCTTCCACGCGCAAGTGCAGGCGTCCGTCGTGCAGGCGCGCTTGCAGGGCATCGCCCGCTTGCGCGTCGGCGATGCCGCGGACCACATGGCCGTCTTCGCGCTGGAGGATGCTGTAACCGCGCGCGACGGTGGCCAGCGGGCTGATCGCATGCAACGACCGCGCCAGTCCGCGCAGGCGCAGGGCTTCGTGTTGCAAGTGGCGCGCAAGCAGCGATTGCGGGCGTCCGCGCAGCGACTGCAGGCGTTCGCGCAGGCGGTCGATGCGGCGGCGTGGATGCGCAGCGCGTAGCACTGCATCGGCATGTCGCAGCCGCGCGCGCTCCTGCTCCAGCCGCCGCTGCATGGCGTTGGTCAAACGCAGCCACGCTTGTTCGCCGCGCCGCGCCAGCGCATCGAGTCGCGCCTGCGGGCGCAGTGCATGCAGGCGCAAGAACGCGCGGTCGATGCGTTGCGCGCGCTGGCGCAGGAGATTGGCCTGTTGCGACTGCAACTGGCGATGCAGGCCATGCAGCTGCGCGAGCAGGTTGGTCCGATCGGGCACAAGCAATTCCGCCGCAGCCGAAGGGGTGGGCGCGCGCAGGTCGGCAGCGAAATCGGCCAGGGTGAAGTCGGTCTCGTGGCCGATCGCGGACACCACTGGCACCGGGCTGGCGGCGATCGCCCGCACCAGCGCTTCGTCGTTGAACGCCCACAGATCTTCCAGCGAACCGCCACCACGGGCGACCAACACCACGTCGTAGCGGCCGCTGGTGGTGGCGCGCTGGAGCATCGTGCGGATCTGCGCAGCCGCAGCGTCGCCCTGCACCGGGACCGGCAACAGGTCGACTTCGACCAGCGGGAAGCGCCTTCGCAGCACGCTGACGATGTCGCGGATCACCGCACCGCTCGGCGAGGTCAGCACCGCAAGCCGGCGCACATGCGCGGGCAGGGGACGCTTGCGGGCGGTATCGAACAGGCCTTCGGCCTGCAATCGTGCCTTCAGTTCCTCGAACGCGCGACGTAGCGCGCCTTCGCCGGCTTCCTCCATCGAATCGAGGATCAACTGGTAGTCGCCGCGCGCCTCGTACAGGGTCAGGCGGCCGCGCGCGAGCACGCGCAGGCCCTCACGCGGGGCGAAGTTCAGCCACTGGCTCTTCGGCTTGAACAACGCGCAGCGCACCTGCGCCCGCGCGTCCTTGAGGGTGAAGTACAGGTGTCCGGAACCGGGCCGCGACAGGTTGCCGATCTCGCCCTCGACCAGCACCAGCGGGAACGCGCCTTCCAGCAGGTCGCGGGCCAGGGTATTCAGCTGGCTGGGGGTGAGGATGTGCGCTTGGCTCATTTTCGCAGGATACGACGATGGCCGAGATGGTTGGGTCGGAGTCCTGCCTTGCCCCTCGAGTTCGAGCTCGCCATGGATGGCGCGCGGCCGCGCATCGGAACCGGATGCGGAGCCTAAGCGGCGAACTCGAGGGGCAAGGCAGAGCTTCGACGCGAGGAGGCCGCTAAAATGGCCGCATGACGCATTCCAGCCCGCACCAGTTCGGCCCCGCGCCGCGCCGCTCCACTCGCCAGGTCTCGATCGGCGGGATTCAGGTCGGTGGCTCTGCGCCGGTGGTCGTGCAGTCGATGACCAATACCGACACCGCCGATGTCGCTTCGACCACGAAACAGGTCGCCGAACTGTGGCGGGCGGGTTCGGAACTTGTGCGCATCACCGTGAACAACGCCGAGTCCGCCGCGGCGGTGCCGCGCATCGTCGACAAGCTGGCGATGATGGGGATCGCGGTTCCGCTGATCGGCGATTTCCACTACAACGGCCACACCCTGCTGGCCAACGAGCCGGCTTGCGCGGAAGCGCTGGCGAAGTACAGGATCAACCCGGGCAATGTCGGCTTCGGCAAGAAGCGCGATACCCAGTTCGCTCAGCTGATCGAGTTCGCGATCCAGTATTCGAAGCCGGTGCGCATCGGTGCCAACTGGGGCTCGCTGGACCAGTCGCTGGCGGCGATGCTGATGGACGAGAACGCCCTGCGCGCCGAGCCCTGGGATGCCGGTCGGGTCATGCGCGAGGCGCTGATCCGCTCGGCGCTCGATTCCGCGCATCGTGCCGTGGAAATCGGCTTGCCGGCGGATCGCATCGTGTTGAGCGCCAAGGTCAGCGGCGTGCAGGAACTGGTTGCGGTCTACCGGGACCTCGCCACGCGCAGCGATTTCGCGCTGCACCTGGGCCTGACCGAGGCCGGCATCGGCAGCAAGGGCATCGTGGCGTCCAGCGCGGCCTTGGCCGTGCTCATGCAGGAAGGCATCGGCGACACCATCCGCATCTCGCTGACCCCGGAGCCGGGCGCCTCGCGCACGCAGGAGGTGATCGTGGCGCAGGAACTGCTCCAGACCATGGGCCTGCGCGCGTTCACCCCGATGGTGACCGCTTGCCCCGGCTGCGGGCGCACCACCTCGGAGTTCTTCCAGGAACTCGCGGGCGTGGTCCAAAACCACGTGCGCGCAAAGATGCCGGAGTGGAAGATCAGCCATCCCGGCGCGGAGAACATGACCCTCGCGGTGATGGGCTGCATCGTCAACGGCCCCGGCGAATCGCGCCACGCCAACATCGGCATCTCGCTGCCGGGCACCGGCGAAACGCCGGCGGCACCCGTCTTCGTGGATGGCGAGAAAACCGTGACCCTGCGCGGCGACAACATCGCCCACGAGTTCGTGGCCTTGATCGACGAATACGTGGACCGCCGCTACCGCGCGGGCCGGCCGGACTGATCCGCGACAGCGCCGCGGCGCGCTAGACTCGGTCGCATCGCACGCGCCTTGGGGGGCGCCATGCACGGCAAGCGCACCAGCATCCCGCTCTACCTGCACATCACCTTGCTGTCGTTCGGCCTGGTGGTCGCGACTGCGCTCGTGCTGCGGCATTTTGGTGACGTGATTCCGGGGCTCGCCGAGTTCGGCTTGCTGCTCGGCGCGGTGGCGATCGTGGCCTTGCTGGCGTCGCGCAGGATCGCCGCGCCGCTGGAAGCGCTGGCGAAGGAAGCGGAGGCGGTCCGCCACTTCGACTTCAACGACCACCCGTTGATCCATTCGACGGTGCGGGAAATCGACCAGCTCGGCGGTGCCTTCGACCAGATGCGCGATGCGGTGCGCCGTTTTTTGCGAATCAACCGCCGTCTCGCCACCGAGACCGACCTGGAAGCCCTGCAGCCATGGTTGCTCGACAAGATGGTCGATATCGCCGGTGCGCGTGCCGGCGTGCTCTATCTGGTCGATGCCGCCGACGATGCGTTGCGCGCCACCGCGATGGACACCAGCGGTGGTCGCGCCAACGCGGTGCGCGACTTGCCACCGTTGGCGCAGGATGCGTTGCCGCGCCTGCTCGCCGATGCGCGCGCGACGATGCGGCCGGTGGGCGGTCATCTGTCCGGCGACGACTTGCAGGCGCTCGGCCTGGAACCCGAGTTCGCCGCGTTCGGCACGCTTGCGTTGCCCTTGCAGGATCGCCGCGAGCAGTTGCTGGGCATGCTGCTGCTGTTCAAGGACGGCGAGATCGACGAGGCCAGCGCGAGCTTCATCGCCGCGCTGGCGGCGAGTGCGGCGACCTCGCTGGAAACGCAGGAACTGCTGCGCGGACAGAAAGCGCTGATGGAGGCGAGCATCCGCATGGTCGCCGGTGCCATCGACGCACAGAGCCCCTACACCGGCGGCCATTGCGAGCGCGTGCCGGAGCTGACCTTCATGCTGGCGCGCGCGGCCTGCGCAACGCAGGCCGGCCCGTATGCCGGCTTCGACCTCGATACCGAGCAGTGGGAAGCCCTGCATATCGCGGCCTGGCTGCACGATTGCGGCAAGGTCACCACGCCCGAATACGTGGTCGACAAGGCGACCAAGCTGGAGACGGTGAACGACCGCATCCACGAGATCCGCACCCGCTTCGAGGTGCTCAAGCGCGATGCCGACATCGACTACTGGCGCGGCGTGGCGCAGGGCGGCGACGAGACTGCGTTGCGGCAGGCACGCGATGCACTGCAGGCCACGCTCGACAGCGAATTCGCCTTCGTCGCGCAATGCAATGTCGGCGGCGAATTCCTCTCGCCGGACAAGCAGGCGCGGCTGCGCGAGATCGGCTCACGCCGCTGGCAGCGCACCCTGGACGATCGCCTCGGCCTGTCGCGCGACGAACTGGCGCGCAAGCCACCGCAAGCTGCGGCACTTCCCGCGGATGAAACCCTGCTGGCCGACAAGCCGGAACACCGCATCGCCCGGCCGGAATCGGAACGCATCCCGGACGACAACCGCTGGGGCTTCCGCATGGACGTGCCGGAGCTGCTGTACAACCGCGGCGAGCTGCACAACCTGTCGATCAGCCGCGGCACGCTGACCGCGGAAGAGCGCTACAAGATCAACGAGCACATGGTGCAGACCATCGTGATGCTCGGGGAGTTGCCGTTCCCGCGCCACCTGCGCGAGGTGCCCGAGATCGCCGGCGGCCACCATGAAAAAATGGACGGCACCGGCTATCCCAAGCGACTGGATCGCAGCCAACTGAGCCCGCTGGCGCGGATGATGGCGATCGCCGACATCTTCGAGGCGCTGACCGCCGCGGACCGCCGTACAAGCCCGGCAAGACCCTGTCCGAGGCACTGTCGATCATGGCGAAGATGCGCCAGGACCAGCACATCGACCCGGAACTGTTCGAGCTGTTCCTGCGCAGCGGCGTGCACCAGGACTATGCGCAGCGCTTCATGCGCGCCGAGCAGGTCGATGCGGTGCGCATCGAGGACTATCTGTAGCGCACCGCGTCGTGAACCGGCCTCCACGCCGCGATGGCTATCATCCGCGCCTGCCATGACTGACCGATCGCCGCACGCATGACGCCTCCCACCGAACCGCATCTGCCGCACTCGGCCGACGAGGCGGTGGAGGTTGCGCGCGAAGACGCCCGTTTCGGCATCGCGTTCCTGCGGCAGCGCTGGCGGCGCTTGCTGCTGGCTTTCGCCGGCCTGTTGTTGCCGCTGTGGGGCTTCGGCGAACTGGCCGATGACGTCCGCGACGCCGAACCGTTCCCGTTCGACGCGCCGGTCCTGCAGTTCGCCCAGGGCATTGCCCGCGACGGCTTCGACCGCGCGTTCCTGTTGTTCTCGAAACTCGGCTACCAATGGGGCGTGGTGCCCGTCGATGTCGTGCTGGTGTTGGGCCTGGCCGCGATGCGCAAGCTGCGCGAGGGCCTGTTCGCCGGCATCGCGATCATCGGCTCGGCGCTGCTCAACCTGGGTGCCAAGCAGTTGTTCGCGCGCGAGCGGCCGACGCTGTGGGAATCGATCGCGCCGGAGAGCAGTTTCAGTTTTCCCAGCGGCCATGCGATGGGCTCGATCACCCTGGCGATGGTGCTGATCCTGCTGGCCTGGCACACGCGCTGGCGCTGGTGGGTGACTGTGCCGATGACCGCGTTCGTGTTGATGGTCGGGCTGTCGCGGGTGTACCTGGGCGTGCACTACCCGTCGGACATCCTCGCCGGCTGGGCATTCTCGATCGGCTGGGTGGTCGGTGCCTATCTGCTGGTGTTCCCGCACCGCCAGCGGCCGTGGCAGCCGCGCTGAGGCTCAGGCTTCCACGCAGACCCGATTGCGCCCTTCGCTCTTCGCGCGGTACAACGCGGTGTCGGCGGCGGCCATCAGCGCAGGGCGGGTATCGCGTTGCGGCGACAGCGCGGCAATGCCGATGCTGACGGTGATCCGCTGCGGTTCGCCGCCGGGTGCAAAGGGCGCGTCGGCGACCGCTTCGCGCAGGCGTTCGGCGAACACGCGCGCGGCTTCGGCATCGCATTCGGGCAGCAGCAACGCGAATTCCTCGCCGCCGATGCGCGCGGCGATGTCGTCGCTGCGCACGTGGCGGCGCAGGAGCAGGGCGATCTGGCGCAGCACTTCGTCGCCGGAAATGTGGCCGTAGCGGTCGTTGACCGGCTTGAACAGGTCGACATCGACGATGCACAGCGACAGCGGCCGCGCATGGCGGATCGAGCGTGCGATTTCCTTGTCGGCCATCTCGATGAAATGCCGGCGGTTGTACAACTCGGTCAGGGCGTCGTGGGTGGCGAGCTGGTAGATCTCCTCGTGGTAGCTCGCCTCCACGCTGTCCTGGCTGATGAACTTGAGGATGCTTTCGCCCACCGTGACCTGGTCGCCGTCGGCCAGCGCGGTGTCGCCGCTGATGCGCACGTCATTCACGCGGGTGGCATTGGTCGCGCCGAGGTCGCGGATGCGGTAGCCATTGCCATCGCGCCAGACCCGGCAGTGCTCGCGGGACACGCTCTTGTGGGCGATGACGAGGTCGGCTTCCTGCGAACGACCGACCAGCACGGCGGCATCGGTGATGTCGGCGCGTCGGCCCAGGCCCTCGCCATGGATCACCACCACGCAGGCCGAGCGTGGCGCGGACCGCAAGGGTCCGTGGCTCAACACGGTGCGCTGGGTGGTGTCGTGGAGCTCGGTGTCCGGTTCCATTCCGTCGGCGGCAGCGTCAACAGTCGCGCGCAGTGTAGCGCCTGCACAAGCGCAGTCGCGGTGTTCGCTAGAATCGGGCGAAAGGGGGAGCCATGGCACAGGGTCCGCACGACGATCCCGAGCGCACCGAGCTGCTGGCGACGCGCTCGCAGGCGGCGGATGCGAGGGTGGGCGAAGCGTCTGCGTTGCCGCCGGGCGCTAGGCTCGGTCGCTATCGCATCGAGTCGCTGCTCGGTC of the Thermomonas carbonis genome contains:
- a CDS encoding phosphatase PAP2 family protein — protein: MTPPTEPHLPHSADEAVEVAREDARFGIAFLRQRWRRLLLAFAGLLLPLWGFGELADDVRDAEPFPFDAPVLQFAQGIARDGFDRAFLLFSKLGYQWGVVPVDVVLVLGLAAMRKLREGLFAGIAIIGSALLNLGAKQLFARERPTLWESIAPESSFSFPSGHAMGSITLAMVLILLAWHTRWRWWVTVPMTAFVLMVGLSRVYLGVHYPSDILAGWAFSIGWVVGAYLLVFPHRQRPWQPR
- a CDS encoding GGDEF domain-containing protein, coding for MEPDTELHDTTQRTVLSHGPLRSAPRSACVVVIHGEGLGRRADITDAAVLVGRSQEADLVIAHKSVSREHCRVWRDGNGYRIRDLGATNATRVNDVRISGDTALADGDQVTVGESILKFISQDSVEASYHEEIYQLATHDALTELYNRRHFIEMADKEIARSIRHARPLSLCIVDVDLFKPVNDRYGHISGDEVLRQIALLLRRHVRSDDIAARIGGEEFALLLPECDAEAARVFAERLREAVADAPFAPGGEPQRITVSIGIAALSPQRDTRPALMAAADTALYRAKSEGRNRVCVEA
- a CDS encoding EAL domain-containing protein, encoding MNGVRVVPLPNGADEAQLPRGAAPARDALGRDELARLLESAEQRIESLHRSERLQQALYEIADLAGGSLELQEMLRRIHAIVGELMYAGNLYIVLYDEHRQTMRFLYFVDRLDPWVNDPGEEMAVTDDENTLTMHLLRTGEALRGPSAELRINNAIPFGDSNGPDSADWLGVPMRRGAQVVGAIVVQNYEKRDIYSDEDRALLAYVAQHILTALDRHEAREQLEKRVQERTAELQQANRDLQVEVSERQRAQELQRALFRIAELSMTSETLERFYAEIHKVVGGLLYARNFYIAMLTIDGSMLEFPYSVDDRDQMRKPRRVANGLTEYVLRNGKPLLADRARIRRLESEGKVRSIGTLAHCWLGVPLLYDDKVVGVIAVQSYSPDIAFTTRDQELLTFVAYHIGSSLARKQAQDRLMHAHAGLEQRVSERTRELAEANAELVEQIGERMRAERKLTYQATHDALTGLPNRTQLLERLGKAIAVARGNPQACFAVLFLDLDRFKLVNDSAGHAVGDELLIEAARRIVGSVRTGDVVSRLGGDEFAILAESLDGPDMAAELGRRVLAALGAPVWLAGRELFPTASIGIALSHARYDSGEDMLRDADAAMYRAKGDGRDRSVMFDEHMRDEATRILDMESDLRRAINSEAFEPFYQPIVQLVSGERVGQEALLRWRHEQRGLLTPGDFLDVGEDSGLIEQVDWLMYARVVADMARYPMPGYVAINVSPRHFRVPDFASRLLDLLDAAQVAPSRLRIEITEVALLDDAPRTSESLNMLRSHGVLAQLDDFGTGFSALSYLHRFPIASLKIDRSFVSGLDGDVRTESVAVIRAIVALANSLSIEIIAEGVETQRQRERLHDLGCMYAQGYLFGRPAPPVPYVPPPSS
- a CDS encoding aldehyde dehydrogenase family protein, with the protein product MKKRWPYYLANRPVQANAALEVFDKFSGERVARTAFADADAIEAAIAAAHAAREPMAAFPPDARRDVLEHCVARFQARSEELALVLCIEAGKPIRDARGEVTRLIDTFRIAAGEATRIGGEVLELQLSPRTRGYRGMTKRVPIGACSFITPFNFPLNLVAHKVAPAIAAGCPFVLKPAAKTPLGALIIGEVLAETDLPAGAFSIMPCSNQDASALVEDERIALLSFTGGLVGWDMKARAGRKKVTLELGGNAACIIDADPGRPLDEVVERLVFGAYYQSGQSCISVQRILVHRDLHDALVKKLVAAVKKLKAGDPREETTFIGPVIDEASAKRIDGWIADAIRGGAKALVRGKRTGNLLGASLLRDVPRDADLYCKEAFGPVACIEAFDDFDEAIARANDSDFGLQAGVFTARIEHAMRAWDRLEVGGVVVGDVPSFRVDNMPYGGIKHSGLGREGVRHAIEDMTEPRLLVLRD
- the ispG gene encoding flavodoxin-dependent (E)-4-hydroxy-3-methylbut-2-enyl-diphosphate synthase, producing MTHSSPHQFGPAPRRSTRQVSIGGIQVGGSAPVVVQSMTNTDTADVASTTKQVAELWRAGSELVRITVNNAESAAAVPRIVDKLAMMGIAVPLIGDFHYNGHTLLANEPACAEALAKYRINPGNVGFGKKRDTQFAQLIEFAIQYSKPVRIGANWGSLDQSLAAMLMDENALRAEPWDAGRVMREALIRSALDSAHRAVEIGLPADRIVLSAKVSGVQELVAVYRDLATRSDFALHLGLTEAGIGSKGIVASSAALAVLMQEGIGDTIRISLTPEPGASRTQEVIVAQELLQTMGLRAFTPMVTACPGCGRTTSEFFQELAGVVQNHVRAKMPEWKISHPGAENMTLAVMGCIVNGPGESRHANIGISLPGTGETPAAPVFVDGEKTVTLRGDNIAHEFVALIDEYVDRRYRAGRPD
- the xseA gene encoding exodeoxyribonuclease VII large subunit; amino-acid sequence: MSQAHILTPSQLNTLARDLLEGAFPLVLVEGEIGNLSRPGSGHLYFTLKDARAQVRCALFKPKSQWLNFAPREGLRVLARGRLTLYEARGDYQLILDSMEEAGEGALRRAFEELKARLQAEGLFDTARKRPLPAHVRRLAVLTSPSGAVIRDIVSVLRRRFPLVEVDLLPVPVQGDAAAAQIRTMLQRATTSGRYDVVLVARGGGSLEDLWAFNDEALVRAIAASPVPVVSAIGHETDFTLADFAADLRAPTPSAAAELLVPDRTNLLAQLHGLHRQLQSQQANLLRQRAQRIDRAFLRLHALRPQARLDALARRGEQAWLRLTNAMQRRLEQERARLRHADAVLRAAHPRRRIDRLRERLQSLRGRPQSLLARHLQHEALRLRGLARSLHAISPLATVARGYSILQREDGHVVRGIADAQAGDALQARLHDGRLHLRVEATESAT
- a CDS encoding HD domain-containing phosphohydrolase; the encoded protein is MHGKRTSIPLYLHITLLSFGLVVATALVLRHFGDVIPGLAEFGLLLGAVAIVALLASRRIAAPLEALAKEAEAVRHFDFNDHPLIHSTVREIDQLGGAFDQMRDAVRRFLRINRRLATETDLEALQPWLLDKMVDIAGARAGVLYLVDAADDALRATAMDTSGGRANAVRDLPPLAQDALPRLLADARATMRPVGGHLSGDDLQALGLEPEFAAFGTLALPLQDRREQLLGMLLLFKDGEIDEASASFIAALAASAATSLETQELLRGQKALMEASIRMVAGAIDAQSPYTGGHCERVPELTFMLARAACATQAGPYAGFDLDTEQWEALHIAAWLHDCGKVTTPEYVVDKATKLETVNDRIHEIRTRFEVLKRDADIDYWRGVAQGGDETALRQARDALQATLDSEFAFVAQCNVGGEFLSPDKQARLREIGSRRWQRTLDDRLGLSRDELARKPPQAAALPADETLLADKPEHRIARPESERIPDDNRWGFRMDVPELLYNRGELHNLSISRGTLTAEERYKINEHMVQTIVMLGELPFPRHLREVPEIAGGHHEKMDGTGYPKRLDRSQLSPLARMMAIADIFEALTAADRRTSPARPCPRHCRSWRRCARTSTSTRNCSSCSCAAACTRTMRSASCAPSRSMRCASRTICSAPRREPASTPRWLSSAPAMTDRSPHA